ATTCAAAATTCCGATAGACTCGCAGGGATTTTGTATATTCAAAACAGACTTAACAAGCGAACCTACATAACCCATTCCATAATTGACGAAAACCTGATAGTTTCCTGTTTGAGTAACCTGAATTCGCCTTGTAGTGTCTCCGGTACTCCATTTATAAGATTGGTATGAAGCAGGTGCCTCAAAGTAGTAATTTCCGTTTTCTGTATAGCATGAGATTTCCGGTCTGACCAGATTTGCAGGAAGTGTCTGATAATTAAAGAAACGATATGAATAAGCCGTATCGGGAAAAGTTATTTCAAATATTTTACTTCCGGCTGAATTCAATACAACAAGAGGATTTGTAGTATTTACCAATCCCCCGAATGAAATTGCTGTGCTACCATTCGAAAGTCTCTGAACATTCCCTGTAAATGAACTTGCAGTTGCAGGATTCTGACTGTAACTCCAGACTAGTGTTGCTGTTTTATTTATTTCATCTAATTGAAACTCAGTTGCTCGCGCAGGATGAGTAAAAGGTATTTCATTTCTACCATTATCAAAAATTGTAATGTGACCATTGGGAAGACGCCTTATATCATGCTGGCCTAATAATTTTAAATTATCATTGGTAAAAGTGAACTGATTTCTTATTCCGCCGAAGCGCCAGATTATATCGCCCGTAGCTCTGCTTATTTTTGTAATCTCGCTGAAATATCTTGAGGATAGTAAATAATTTCCGTCGGTATCTACATCAATTGCATTGCAATGAGTCCAGTCAACATTTTGCGGACTGCTGAGCCATGAAGAATCAACATCGTCAAATTGAAAATGGTCAAAAGCTTTCCATTGAAAAACTAAGTTTTTATTTTCATCAAGCTCTTGTATTACTCCGCCGTCAACTGAAGCAGTAGTTGAACCCGGCTGACCATTGAAATAATGATAAGCGGAAAGATCCATAACTCTGGTCTCACTTCCCAGCAATACATAATGTCCGTTAGGTAAAATAATAAATTCGTGGTTATCGGTAGAAATGCCGTTAACACAAACAACTGAATCTTTTATAACAAGATTTGAATCCAGAATATAATTTTTGCTTCTGTTACAGAATGTCAGTTTTCCGTTTGGCTGCAATTTGAAATTTGTAAAATTTCCCTGTGATGCAATTCTGTAAAAAACCATATTCCCTTTTGAGTCAAGAATATTTAATGAAGGTCTGTATTGAGTGTTGTTTTGGCTTTTCGTCGGAGTCATTAAATAATAACCTGTGCCGGTAGAATTATAAACTGAAACATTGTATGGAAAATACTGGCAAAAAGCTGATGTGCAGCAGAACAGCATTAATACTGTAAACTTCTTCATTATTATTCTAAAATTAAGAGCTATTTAGAGCTATTGACAAGCTAATTGTTTTAAGACATAAAAAATCCGCAAAAGTTTAAATCTTCTGCGGATTTCAAAATGAATGTTATCTATCTTAACTATTTTACTAAAATCATTTTCTTTGTTTCCTGATATTTTTCAGTGTATATTTTATAGTAATAAATCCCTGAAGATTTATTCATCCCGTTGAATTCCATTTCATAGCTTCCGGCTTTCAAATTCTGATTTACTAAGTTATCAACTTCTCTTCCCATGACATCATATATTTTTAGAGATACAAATCCGCTTTGAGGGATATCAAATTTTATTCTGGTGGTAGGGTTAAACGGATTCGGGAAATTCTGGAATAATTTGTAATCAGAAGGAATATAAGAACCCAAAGGATTTATACCCACTGTATTTGGAGTAAGATAAACTTTGAAAATTCTATTTGAAGCAACTGAACCAACACCGGTTACCTGACTATGAGAACTTAACATCTGAACAAAAGGGTTTGCTTCAAATGCTTCAATTCCTCCGTACAAATAACCTGCAAATGTTCTACCCGTTAATGAACGAAGCTTCACCACATCATTCGAATACCTTGGAAGCCCTGCATCATATACCATATGCTGCTCTGCCCCAAGTCTTCTGTTTGAAGGAAATCTTACTGGAAGTACAGAATCCTTACTTGTTCCATTTGAAAATTTTGTAATCGCAGTGATATCACTTATAAATGGCACACATGGAGCAGGTCCTCCGAAGTTACATGTATCAATTACAGATTTATGCAGCAAAGTATCATACCTGTACAAGCTTATTCCACCAAGGAATAAATTACTCATGTCATTTCTTACAGAATCATATAAAGGAATTACAGGACACTCATATTGACTGTATTTCTGCAGGAAAGTGTTTTCAACTGAAATTGAATTTGCTCCTATGTAAACAGGATTTACAAAAGGTACATCCTGAGTATATTGAAATACCCCTCCGTAAATTGTCATACTCTGATTACCGGATGTGCTTGTAATCTGAGGAACAACATTTAAATCTCTTCTGTGAAGATTTACTGTATCAACTATATATGATTTATTTGTAATGCTTAGTGTAACACCGTTATCTACTATATCAAATTTCTTAATTGCATTATTATACTGTTGTACAAAAAGCGGCGGACCTGATGCAGGAAAAGCATACTTGCCTGTAAATTTCTGCCCTACTGTTAAATAATAAGAAGTTCCGATTCTTCCTAATATACCACCCGTAACTGCAAATGTTGTATCTGTTAATGTTCTGATAAAAGAACTGACAGAACTGTTAGACTTAATCGCATTTATCATTCCGCTGACATTAATAGCTGTGAATTTTGGAAATGTTATAAATGAATCAAGTGAGCCTGAGCCGATGCTTGAATCTTTTCCATACCCTCCACATAAATAAAGAGTATTTCCTGTCTGATATGATTGCATATTAGTAGAGCGGAATTGCTCTGCATTTGCTACAGATAAATCCTGATAAATACTTCGTGTCCACACGCTATCGGTTACAGGATTATAAACAATGAAGTTTTTATTTGCGGAAACTGTTGGGAAGCCGCCTGCAGGCGGAAGAGGAAACGAGTGCATTCCGTCCGTCCGTCCGCCGATTAATAGCCAGTAATCATTATAATGACCAAGTACATATGACTGAATACCCGGAGCATTGGTTCTCGGAAATTCCTGGATTTCAAAAATAAACGGGACTGTGTTTTGAGAAAAAACAGATACAGAAAATACACAAAACAAAAAAACGAAGATTTTTTTCATTTAAGTTGGGTTTAAATTGAAATGAATTATAAATTATATTGTGCAGCTCCAGGAGGCTAGGGGGGTTCGTTAAAATAGTAAATCTAAAATAAAAATAAAATCTTTTATTTATTTATGATTTGATTAAACTTTATTCAAATAATGTTGTCTTAGTAGCAGGGATTACCACGCCCTTTTCCTTTCTCATTAGATTTATCGTTAAACCAATCTGTATTAAAAGAATTTTTTTTCTATTTAATACCTGTTTTGCGAACTGTATATTTTTTAATATTGTTATAAATCGAAAATCTTTAGTTTGAATAAATACATTAAATTCGCAATTATTATATTAGTTATAGGTGCAGCTCTGTACTTTATAATACCAAAACTTTCCTCGAAAGAAAAACCTCAAACCCAAAACCAATCTCAAGGCGATGGCACAACCTCTGCTGATGGTTATGTAATAAAATCCACTGATTTAGATAATGAAATTCAGGCAGTCGGTACTATTCGCGCAAATGAAGAAGTAGAAATTCGAAGCGAAGTTTCCCGAAAGATTACCGGAATTTATTTTAAAGAAGGTTCAAAGGTTGGAAGAGGTAAAACTTTGTTTAAACTTGACGATGCCGATTTAATAGCAAGTATGAATAAACTCAAGTTAGATGAACAGCTTGCTGTATTAAATGAAAAGAGAAATAAAGAACTTCTTGATAAGGGACTCTTATCACAATCAGATTATGATATACAAATAAATAATCTGGCAAAGATAAGGGCTGATATGGAATCAATCCAAATTCAGATTGATAAAACAAATATTCGCGCTCCTTTCAGCGGGTTTGTAGGCTTAAGAAATGTAAGTGTTGGCAGCTATGCAACTCCAACGAATGTATTAACTACAATGCAGGATTTAAGCAAACTTAAGATAGATTTTTCTATACCGGAAAAATATATCAACTTTTTTAAAATTGGGCAGAAAATATTTTTTAAAGTTGCCGGAATCGATGAAGAATACGAAGGAGAAGTATATGCATTCGAACCTAAAGTGGAAAATGGTACAAAAACTTTAATACTGAGAGCTATTAGTAACAGATCTAACTCTAAGCTTTTACCCGGAAGTTTTACAAATGTACGTTTAATAATGAAGCAGATAAGCGACGCTATGCTTGTACCAACTCAGGCCGTGATTCCAAACCTTAAAGGACAAAGTGTTTATATTGCTGATAACGGAAAAGTGAAGGAAGTAAGTGTAGAATTAGGAAACAGGTTAGAAGACATGGTTCAGATTATTGGAGACATTAAACAGGGTGATACATTAATTACTACAAATATTTTACGTCTGAAACCTAATTCAAAAGTCAAAATCGTTAAAGTTAGTAATTAAAATTAATCATAAAGTTTGAGCTTATCAGATACATCCATAAAGAGACCCGTATTTGCAATGGTAATGAGTATTATTCTCATTATTATGGGTTTTGTTGGATTCAGATTTTTGCAAATAAGAGAATATCCTAGCATTGACCCTCCAATTGTAACGGTAACTACAAATTATCCGGGAGCAAATTCAGATGTTATCGAAACACAAATCACCGAACCCCTTGAAGAGGGAGTAAATGGTATTGAAGGAATAAGAACACTAACTTCTACTTCCCGTGAAGGAGTCAGCTCTATTACAGTAGAATTTAATCTAGATAGAGATTTAGAATCTGCAGCAAATGATGTAAGAGACAGAGTAAGCCGCTCATTGAAAAATCTCCCGAATGATGTTGACCCTCCCATAGTTGAAAAAGCCGATGCAGATGCAACTCCAATTATCTTTTTAACAGTTTATAGCGATACAAGAAATATATTAGAAGTCAGCAAGTTTGCTTCCGATGTAATTGGTGAAAGAATGCAAACTATTAATGGTGTAGGTTCAGTGCGGATTTTTGGCGAAAAAAAATTAGCCATAAGATTGCGCCTTGACCCAAGCAAGATGGCTGCATATAAAGTTACACCTCTGGATATTCAAAGTGTATTAAATAAGCAAAATGTTGATTTACCTTCAGGTAAAATAGAAGGGTGGTCTACAGAACTGACCATAAGAACATTTGGCAGACTAAATAGCATTGATGAGTTTAATAATCTAACGATTAAAGAAGACAATGGAAGAGTAGTAAAATTAAGTGATATTGGATTTGCAGAATACGGCGCGGAAAACGAACGTTCTGCTCTTAAACGTAATGGCAGACCCGGAGTTGGTGTAGCAGTTCTTCCTCAGGCAGGTGCAAATGTCATTGAAATCTCAGATGAATTTCATAAAAGACTGGAAAAATTAAAAACAGAAGTTCCTGAAGATATAAAGTTAGATTTGGGATTCGACTTCTCAACTTTTGTCAGGAAGACTTTAAGTGAAGTAGAGGAAACAATTTTTATTGCATTCGGACTTGTTGTATTCATCATATTTCTTTTCTTAAGAGACTGGCGCTCGACCTTAATTCCCGTTATTGCAATTCCTATTTCTATTATTGCTACATTCTTTGTCATGTATCTTCTGAATTTCTCCATTAACGTGCTTTCATTAGTAGGAATAATTTTGGCTATTGGTTTAGTATGCGATGATGCCATAGTAGTACTGGAAAATATTTATACAAAAATTGAAGACGGAATGTCGCCTAAACAGGCAGCATTTAAAGGTGCAAGGGAAATCTACTTTGCCGTTATTTCTACTACTATTACTCTTGCTGCGGTATTTTTTCCTATCCTATTTATCCAAGGTCAGGTTGGAAGATTATTCAGAGAGTTTGGTGTTGTGATTGCAGTCTCTGTTTTAATTTCGGCTTTTGTTGCCTTAAGTTTAAGCCCTATGCTTAGCGCGTTTATTCTCAAAAGGCATGATGCTCACAACAAGTTTTATAATATGACTGAGCCGTTTTTTGTATGGCTTACTAAAACTTACAATAACTCTCTTGAAAAATTTATGAGAGTAAGATGGGTGAGCTTCATATTAGTTGTTGCAGCTTTTGCAATAATATTTTTTATCGGCAGTCAGTTGAAATCTGAGTTAGCTCCCTTGGAAGACCGTTCTAATATAAGAATTTCCGCTACAGCACCTGAAGGGGCGTCGTATGAATTTACGGAACGTTATCTTGATGAAATGACAAAATATGTAATGGATTCTATTCCGGAAGTATCATCTCCTTTAACTTTAGTTGCAATTGGCGGAGGAAGCAGCGCTACAAACACCGGTGGATTAAGTTTGTATTTGAAAGACCCAGATGAAAGAGAAAGATCACAGAAAGAAATCTTTGCCCAGCTTTCTAAAGCTCTTAATAGTTTTTATGGTGTACGTGGGTTTCCTACTCAGCCGCCTACAATCGGAGCAAGGTTTGGCGGGCAGCCTATTCAATTCGTAATTATGTCAAATAATTTTGATAGTCTTGCAAATATTCTTCCTAAATTTTTGGATGAAGCTAAGAAAAATCCTATTTTACAGTTTGTTGATGCTAACTTAAAAGTAAATAAGCCGGAACTTGCTATAACAATTGATAGAGGAAAGGCTGATGCACTTGGTGTTACTATTCAGGATGTTGCGCAGGTTTTGCAGACTGCTCTGGCAGGAGTAAGGTACGGATATTTTATTCAGGGTGAAAAACAATATCAGATAATCGGGCAGCTCGAAAGAGAATACAGAGATAAACCGGGTGATTTAGATAATATATATGTAAAAAATAAACGTGGTGAATTGATTCAATTAAGCAGTCTTGTCTCATTAAAAGAAGAGGCAACTGCACCTTCGAGATTCAGATTCAACAGATTTTCAGCTGCGACAATTTCTGCAGCACCGGTACCTCCGAACACATTAGGTGACGGATTAAAAGCGATGGAAGATGTTGCTAAAAAAGTTTTAAATGAAAATTATACAACGGCACTTGCAGGTGAGTCACGTGATTTTGCGGAAAGCTCCTCGAGTCTTTTGTTCACTTTCGTTTTTGCAATTGTAATTATCTTTCTTGTTCTCGCTGCGCAATTTGAAAGTTTTATTGACCCGTTCATTATTTTGCTTACGGTTCCGTTAGCAATTACAGGGGCTATACTCAGCCTTTGGATTACCGGTCAAACTATAAATATTTTCAGTCAGATTGGTATTATTATGCTTGTTGGTCTTGTTACAAAAAATGCTATACTTATAGTTGAGTTTGCTAATCAACGCAAACAGGAAGGGCTAACAAAACTTGAAGCTGTTATAGAAGCTGCAGAAGCACGTTTCAGACCGATTATCATGACGACACTTGCAACAACTTTGGGAATTTTACCAATTGCTCTTGGTTTTGGTGCCGGAAGCAGAATATCACTTGGTATTGCTGTTGTAGGCGGACTTTTATTTTCTACCTTCTTAACATTATTTATTGTCCCTGCTATTTATTCTTATATTGCCAAGGCAAAAGCAAATGTAATTGAAGATGAAGAACCTGAACCGGAGAAGTCGCAAATAACTGATAAATCACAGGACGAAATTTACGCCCCCTCGTAAGTTTTGAACTAAATTAATATTTTTTCACTATATTAATTGAAGGGTTTGGAAATTAAACTTTGAAATAACAAATATTTATCAGTTTTATCCCTATTACTGCCAGTGCGTTAATTTCACTTACGGATTTCACTTACAAAGGCTACTTCAATTAAACTTTTAAACGTTCTGTTACCATACTGAAATTCATTTTTTAATAAATCCAATCTGAACTTTATTCCTCACTTCACTATAACCATTCTTTTCGTTTGAATAAATCCGTTTGTTTTCATTCTGTAAAAAAATACTCCGCTGCCAAAGCGGCTTGCATCAAATGTAACCATATAACTTCCAGCCGACTTAAACTCACTTACAAGATTTTCAATTTCTTTACCAAGTATATCATAAACCTTTAAGTCCACAAAATCTCCTTTCGGAATATCGAACTGAATATTTGTTACAGGATTAAAAGGATTTGGAAAATTCTGATGAAGCTGATAATCGCTTACTACTGAATTACCTACCTGAGTAATTGCCGAGACAAAAATTCCCCCTCCGTTTGTGGTTTTCAAATTAACTCCGAAATCCCCTACTATTATTCCTGTGCTTGCATTAAAAAATTTTATATCTTCTATTCTTGCCTGAGTAGGAATTGAACCCGTTCCCCAATGACTTCCTCCGTCAGTTGTTTTATATGTTACACCTGTACCTGCTGCATAGCCGGTCTGCTCATTAATAAAATCCATTGATGAAATGAAAGTACCTTGTGGAATGCCAGTAATATATAATTGATACCAATTCGCTCCCCCGTTTGTAGTGGTCGAAATCCCATACCCGCATATATATCCCTTAGTATCGTTCACCATTTTAATTTTATATAGAGTATTACCCAAAGAATTCGGAGTAGAATAAACAGGTATCCAGCTTGCTCCGGAATTAGTAGTTCTGTAAACTTTATTTACAAATGACTGATTTACTCTTCCGCAAAGCATACCTGTATTTTCATTGATGAATTGAATTGAATAAATATCCAAATCATCTTGCAATGTTACCGCCTGCCAGTTTACTCCACCGTTTGTTGTACCGAAAAATTTATAGTAACCGTAAACAAATCCTGTATTAACATTTGCAAATTTCACCTTTGTACCTATATAATCATCTGAAACGTAAGCAGGTGTAAAACTTGCTCCGCCGTTTGTTGTTTTACTTACGTAAACATGCCATGCACTATTGCCAGAAACAAATCCCGTATTTACATCTAAAAAATCTACCCCTGAAACACCTTCTAAACCTGTTTCATATTCTGTCCAGGTTTCTCCGCCGTTTGTAGTCTCTTTTATTTTATTGTTCCGTCCCGCAATATACCCGGTATTATTATTTACAAAATCGATTACCTTGAGCACATCACTTGCTGAGCCGTTACCATTAGGTTCAGTTATCTGCGCCCAGTTATCCCCGGAATTTTGTGTTATGCTTATTCTGTTGTTTTTATCAAGAACATATCCCTTCTGAATTGATTCAAAATACAAATCAATCGGTTCCAAATAGGGCTGCGTTTTTATTATCCATGTAGCGCCGCCGTCAGTTGAACTTTTAAAATCGTTATAATCTGTGCCGGCAATATTATTTTCATCAAAAATAAATATGCGCCCGAACACTTCACTTGTTCCGGTAATAGTCCAGTTCAAACCCTGATTTGTAGTTTTATATAATCTGCTTCCGTTTGCGAAACCGCCATACTGAATAAATCCTGTATTTGCGTTTACAAACTTTAATATTCTAAAATTACCGGCCCAGCCGTTAAAAATCTGTGAAGTCCAGTTTAAACCGCCATTAGTAGTTTTGTAAAGAGTAGAAACACCACCTTCCATACCACCCATCGTTGTTACAAATCCGGTATTATTATCGATAAAATTTATTGATGTTAGTTCATCGGGTAGAGTCGTTAACAAATTCCATGGAGATGAACCTCCGTTAGTTGTCTTATAAATATTTTTATATGTTATAACGTATCCGATGGAGGCTGATGTAAAGGCAATGCCTCTTATTCCTGTTGATGAAGATTCGTAAATAACAGAAATGCCTGTCCAGTTCACTCCGCCGTTAGTAGTTTTCCTCATTCCGTTATACTTTGTACCAAGGTAATAAGTGTTCTCATCATATTTCTGAAAAGCCGTGATGTTATCTTCCGGTCCCGTAAGCCTGTTTATTACATTCCATGATGCTCCGGCATTGCTTGTTGAAATAACCGTTGAACATTCCCCTATTCCGAATAATTTATTATTGCCGGTGAAGATCTGATTGATTCTGTTTCCCTGCGGGTTAGGACTTTTCCAGTACCAGTCCTGCTGAGCGCTTAAGTGTAAATTAGCGGAGAGTAGAAAAAGGCATGCTAATAAAATTAATTTTCTCATAAG
The genomic region above belongs to Bacteroidota bacterium and contains:
- a CDS encoding aryl-sulfate sulfotransferase produces the protein MKKFTVLMLFCCTSAFCQYFPYNVSVYNSTGTGYYLMTPTKSQNNTQYRPSLNILDSKGNMVFYRIASQGNFTNFKLQPNGKLTFCNRSKNYILDSNLVIKDSVVCVNGISTDNHEFIILPNGHYVLLGSETRVMDLSAYHYFNGQPGSTTASVDGGVIQELDENKNLVFQWKAFDHFQFDDVDSSWLSSPQNVDWTHCNAIDVDTDGNYLLSSRYFSEITKISRATGDIIWRFGGIRNQFTFTNDNLKLLGQHDIRRLPNGHITIFDNGRNEIPFTHPARATEFQLDEINKTATLVWSYSQNPATASSFTGNVQRLSNGSTAISFGGLVNTTNPLVVLNSAGSKIFEITFPDTAYSYRFFNYQTLPANLVRPEISCYTENGNYYFEAPASYQSYKWSTGDTTRRIQVTQTGNYQVFVNYGMGYVGSLVKSVLNIQNPCESIGILNTNETAHSYNLYQNYPNPFNPVTKIKFEIPKSEFVSIKIYDVMGREVENLVNENLREGSYEVEFNGTNKTSGIYYYKIITENFQETKKMLLIK
- a CDS encoding T9SS type A sorting domain-containing protein; amino-acid sequence: MKKIFVFLFCVFSVSVFSQNTVPFIFEIQEFPRTNAPGIQSYVLGHYNDYWLLIGGRTDGMHSFPLPPAGGFPTVSANKNFIVYNPVTDSVWTRSIYQDLSVANAEQFRSTNMQSYQTGNTLYLCGGYGKDSSIGSGSLDSFITFPKFTAINVSGMINAIKSNSSVSSFIRTLTDTTFAVTGGILGRIGTSYYLTVGQKFTGKYAFPASGPPLFVQQYNNAIKKFDIVDNGVTLSITNKSYIVDTVNLHRRDLNVVPQITSTSGNQSMTIYGGVFQYTQDVPFVNPVYIGANSISVENTFLQKYSQYECPVIPLYDSVRNDMSNLFLGGISLYRYDTLLHKSVIDTCNFGGPAPCVPFISDITAITKFSNGTSKDSVLPVRFPSNRRLGAEQHMVYDAGLPRYSNDVVKLRSLTGRTFAGYLYGGIEAFEANPFVQMLSSHSQVTGVGSVASNRIFKVYLTPNTVGINPLGSYIPSDYKLFQNFPNPFNPTTRIKFDIPQSGFVSLKIYDVMGREVDNLVNQNLKAGSYEMEFNGMNKSSGIYYYKIYTEKYQETKKMILVK
- a CDS encoding efflux RND transporter permease subunit — its product is MSLSDTSIKRPVFAMVMSIILIIMGFVGFRFLQIREYPSIDPPIVTVTTNYPGANSDVIETQITEPLEEGVNGIEGIRTLTSTSREGVSSITVEFNLDRDLESAANDVRDRVSRSLKNLPNDVDPPIVEKADADATPIIFLTVYSDTRNILEVSKFASDVIGERMQTINGVGSVRIFGEKKLAIRLRLDPSKMAAYKVTPLDIQSVLNKQNVDLPSGKIEGWSTELTIRTFGRLNSIDEFNNLTIKEDNGRVVKLSDIGFAEYGAENERSALKRNGRPGVGVAVLPQAGANVIEISDEFHKRLEKLKTEVPEDIKLDLGFDFSTFVRKTLSEVEETIFIAFGLVVFIIFLFLRDWRSTLIPVIAIPISIIATFFVMYLLNFSINVLSLVGIILAIGLVCDDAIVVLENIYTKIEDGMSPKQAAFKGAREIYFAVISTTITLAAVFFPILFIQGQVGRLFREFGVVIAVSVLISAFVALSLSPMLSAFILKRHDAHNKFYNMTEPFFVWLTKTYNNSLEKFMRVRWVSFILVVAAFAIIFFIGSQLKSELAPLEDRSNIRISATAPEGASYEFTERYLDEMTKYVMDSIPEVSSPLTLVAIGGGSSATNTGGLSLYLKDPDERERSQKEIFAQLSKALNSFYGVRGFPTQPPTIGARFGGQPIQFVIMSNNFDSLANILPKFLDEAKKNPILQFVDANLKVNKPELAITIDRGKADALGVTIQDVAQVLQTALAGVRYGYFIQGEKQYQIIGQLEREYRDKPGDLDNIYVKNKRGELIQLSSLVSLKEEATAPSRFRFNRFSAATISAAPVPPNTLGDGLKAMEDVAKKVLNENYTTALAGESRDFAESSSSLLFTFVFAIVIIFLVLAAQFESFIDPFIILLTVPLAITGAILSLWITGQTINIFSQIGIIMLVGLVTKNAILIVEFANQRKQEGLTKLEAVIEAAEARFRPIIMTTLATTLGILPIALGFGAGSRISLGIAVVGGLLFSTFLTLFIVPAIYSYIAKAKANVIEDEEPEPEKSQITDKSQDEIYAPS
- a CDS encoding T9SS type A sorting domain-containing protein; amino-acid sequence: MRKLILLACLFLLSANLHLSAQQDWYWKSPNPQGNRINQIFTGNNKLFGIGECSTVISTSNAGASWNVINRLTGPEDNITAFQKYDENTYYLGTKYNGMRKTTNGGVNWTGISVIYESSSTGIRGIAFTSASIGYVITYKNIYKTTNGGSSPWNLLTTLPDELTSINFIDNNTGFVTTMGGMEGGVSTLYKTTNGGLNWTSQIFNGWAGNFRILKFVNANTGFIQYGGFANGSRLYKTTNQGLNWTITGTSEVFGRIFIFDENNIAGTDYNDFKSSTDGGATWIIKTQPYLEPIDLYFESIQKGYVLDKNNRISITQNSGDNWAQITEPNGNGSASDVLKVIDFVNNNTGYIAGRNNKIKETTNGGETWTEYETGLEGVSGVDFLDVNTGFVSGNSAWHVYVSKTTNGGASFTPAYVSDDYIGTKVKFANVNTGFVYGYYKFFGTTNGGVNWQAVTLQDDLDIYSIQFINENTGMLCGRVNQSFVNKVYRTTNSGASWIPVYSTPNSLGNTLYKIKMVNDTKGYICGYGISTTTNGGANWYQLYITGIPQGTFISSMDFINEQTGYAAGTGVTYKTTDGGSHWGTGSIPTQARIEDIKFFNASTGIIVGDFGVNLKTTNGGGIFVSAITQVGNSVVSDYQLHQNFPNPFNPVTNIQFDIPKGDFVDLKVYDILGKEIENLVSEFKSAGSYMVTFDASRFGSGVFFYRMKTNGFIQTKRMVIVK
- a CDS encoding efflux RND transporter periplasmic adaptor subunit, which codes for MNKYIKFAIIILVIGAALYFIIPKLSSKEKPQTQNQSQGDGTTSADGYVIKSTDLDNEIQAVGTIRANEEVEIRSEVSRKITGIYFKEGSKVGRGKTLFKLDDADLIASMNKLKLDEQLAVLNEKRNKELLDKGLLSQSDYDIQINNLAKIRADMESIQIQIDKTNIRAPFSGFVGLRNVSVGSYATPTNVLTTMQDLSKLKIDFSIPEKYINFFKIGQKIFFKVAGIDEEYEGEVYAFEPKVENGTKTLILRAISNRSNSKLLPGSFTNVRLIMKQISDAMLVPTQAVIPNLKGQSVYIADNGKVKEVSVELGNRLEDMVQIIGDIKQGDTLITTNILRLKPNSKVKIVKVSN